A single Streptomyces mirabilis DNA region contains:
- a CDS encoding sensor histidine kinase translates to MDGVWTSGTSRLLIALAGVSLAVAGRAVVLLARARRRHRRVLEERGWLLEREREAAARTAVAAERARIARELHDIVSHKVSLMVVSASAAREVLATLPDEAESALRAVEGAGRDAMRELRHLLGLLAPSPDGDDDDDRAGPYGEGDLSGLAPQPSLSQLSTLVDRIAFTGLPVEVRISGEPRPLPPGIDVTAYRIVQEALTNALKYGDGGNAAVTVRYADHSLRVEVLNSGPSVLSADRASTDAGPGARRRRDDGTGRGLIGLRERVAVYGGRFDARRRIGGGYRVRARIPLERP, encoded by the coding sequence ATGGACGGCGTGTGGACATCGGGGACGAGCCGGTTGCTCATCGCCCTCGCGGGGGTGAGCCTGGCGGTGGCCGGGCGCGCTGTCGTGTTGCTGGCGCGGGCCCGCCGCCGCCATCGCAGGGTCCTGGAGGAGCGGGGCTGGCTGCTGGAGCGCGAGCGGGAGGCCGCCGCCCGCACGGCGGTGGCGGCCGAGCGCGCCCGCATCGCCCGCGAACTCCACGACATCGTCAGCCACAAGGTCAGCCTGATGGTCGTATCGGCGAGCGCCGCGCGCGAGGTGCTGGCGACTCTGCCGGACGAGGCGGAGAGCGCACTGCGGGCCGTCGAGGGAGCCGGACGCGACGCGATGAGGGAACTGCGCCACCTGCTGGGCCTGCTGGCGCCGTCACCCGACGGTGACGACGACGATGACCGGGCCGGGCCGTACGGCGAAGGGGACCTCTCCGGACTCGCACCGCAGCCGAGCCTGAGTCAACTGAGCACCCTCGTCGACCGGATCGCCTTCACCGGCCTCCCGGTCGAGGTGCGGATCTCCGGTGAACCGCGCCCGCTGCCGCCCGGCATCGACGTCACCGCCTACCGGATCGTCCAGGAGGCGCTGACCAACGCGCTCAAGTACGGCGACGGCGGCAACGCGGCGGTGACGGTGCGCTATGCCGACCACAGTCTGCGGGTCGAGGTGCTCAACAGCGGACCGAGCGTGCTGTCCGCCGACCGCGCGAGCACGGATGCCGGACCGGGCGCCCGCAGACGCCGGGACGACGGTACCGGGCGCGGTCTGATCGGTCTGCGCGAGCGCGTCGCCGTCTACGGCGGCCGCTTCGACGCCCGGCGCCGCATCGGCGGCGGCTACCGCGTCCGCGCCCGCATCCCCCTGGAGCGCCCGTG